One window of Eisenibacter elegans DSM 3317 genomic DNA carries:
- the msrA gene encoding peptide-methionine (S)-S-oxide reductase MsrA, whose translation MTTANLNANTDNPTDSLETITLGAGCFWCVEAVFQRVEGVHSVVSGYMGGQVKNPTYKEICTGLTGHAEVCQLTFDPKVVSLVDVLEVFWGTHDPTTLNRQGNDVGTQYRSAIFYHTEQQRQVAETYKTKLDASGVFKKPVVTEITPASIFYVAEDYHQNYYNNNPNQGYCAYIITPKLKKFKEVFGDKAKAQ comes from the coding sequence ATGACCACCGCCAACCTTAACGCAAATACTGACAACCCAACAGATAGCCTCGAAACCATCACGTTAGGAGCTGGGTGTTTTTGGTGTGTTGAAGCTGTTTTTCAACGTGTTGAAGGAGTACATAGTGTGGTATCGGGTTATATGGGTGGGCAAGTCAAAAATCCAACCTACAAAGAAATATGTACTGGTCTTACGGGACACGCCGAAGTATGTCAGTTGACCTTTGACCCCAAGGTAGTCTCATTGGTGGATGTGCTGGAGGTCTTCTGGGGAACCCACGACCCCACAACCCTCAACCGACAAGGCAATGACGTAGGGACACAGTACCGCTCGGCTATTTTTTATCATACCGAACAACAGCGCCAAGTAGCCGAAACCTACAAAACCAAGCTCGATGCATCGGGGGTGTTCAAGAAACCTGTTGTTACAGAAATCACCCCGGCCAGCATTTTTTATGTAGCCGAAGATTATCACCAAAACTATTACAACAATAACCCTAACCAAGGGTATTGTGCATACATCATTACCCCTAAACTCAAGAAATTCAAAGAAGTATTTGGTGACAAAGCCAAAGCACAATAA
- a CDS encoding exo-beta-N-acetylmuramidase NamZ family protein, with amino-acid sequence MLFWLLGIQALEMPALNIAALQTTPDSVVAASMVEIGAARMDLYLPLLQGKRVGLVVNHTSLVNQTHLVDTLLSLQVEVKKIFVPEHGFRGDADAGESVSSTVDSRTGLPIVSLYGKTKKPSPAQLEDIDLMIFDIQDVGTRFYTYISTMHYVMEACAEQDKIVLVFDRPNPNGDYIDGPICEPAFRSFVGMHPIPIVHGLTVGELALMINGENWLKTEKTCELYVVPVKHYARWQPYTLPVKPSPNLPNQHAIRWYPSLCLFEGTVMSVGRGTYFPFQVLGYPMAGMGSFEFVPQSIQGMAKQPKHQDKRCYGVDLRYIQPEKALDLDYLISFYKKYPEPSRFFNNYFDTLAGTAKLRQQIQAGMSAKAIRESWQKPLAEYQQVRQKYLLYQ; translated from the coding sequence ATGCTCTTCTGGTTACTAGGCATCCAAGCCCTAGAAATGCCTGCTCTCAACATTGCGGCACTCCAAACCACGCCCGACAGCGTGGTAGCAGCCTCTATGGTCGAAATAGGAGCCGCAAGGATGGATTTGTACCTCCCCCTACTACAAGGCAAACGAGTGGGCTTGGTAGTCAACCATACCTCTTTGGTTAACCAAACACACCTCGTCGATACGCTGCTAAGCCTACAGGTTGAAGTGAAGAAGATATTTGTTCCCGAACACGGCTTTAGGGGCGATGCCGACGCTGGAGAAAGTGTCAGCAGTACGGTAGACTCCCGCACAGGGCTGCCCATTGTGTCACTGTATGGCAAAACCAAAAAGCCCAGCCCGGCTCAGCTCGAAGATATTGACTTGATGATTTTTGATATCCAAGATGTAGGTACACGCTTCTACACCTATATCAGCACGATGCACTATGTGATGGAAGCCTGCGCCGAACAAGATAAAATTGTACTGGTCTTTGATCGACCCAACCCCAACGGCGACTATATCGACGGGCCTATCTGCGAGCCGGCCTTCCGCTCTTTTGTCGGGATGCACCCTATCCCCATTGTCCACGGACTCACTGTGGGTGAGCTAGCCCTGATGATTAACGGCGAAAACTGGCTCAAAACCGAAAAAACCTGCGAGCTTTACGTTGTGCCTGTCAAGCACTATGCCCGCTGGCAGCCCTATACCCTCCCTGTGAAACCTTCGCCCAACTTACCCAACCAACACGCTATCCGCTGGTACCCCTCTCTATGTTTGTTTGAGGGTACAGTGATGAGTGTAGGGCGTGGAACCTATTTCCCTTTTCAGGTGCTAGGCTATCCTATGGCAGGTATGGGCAGCTTTGAGTTTGTTCCTCAAAGCATCCAAGGGATGGCCAAACAACCCAAACACCAAGACAAGCGCTGCTATGGGGTAGACTTGCGTTATATACAGCCCGAAAAAGCATTGGATTTGGACTACCTCATCAGTTTTTATAAGAAATACCCTGAGCCTTCGCGCTTTTTCAACAATTACTTCGACACCCTAGCCGGCACAGCCAAGTTGCGTCAACAAATCCAAGCCGGAATGTCGGCCAAGGCCATTCGCGAATCTTGGCAAAAACCCTTGGCCGAGTACCAACAAGTAAGACAAAAATATTTGCTATACCAGTAG
- a CDS encoding lipase family alpha/beta hydrolase has protein sequence MHKFLKNLSKVGSHTLSILNGAVGDKLQNSLLEVPMGFYADNRQLPLEPQAIAAHCQRAASTISPKVCILIHGLTHNEMAWNFPDNSNYGTFLERDFGHVPFYLRYNTGLHISENGQKLTQLLEQLHTQYPVALEEICLLAHSMGGLLVHSACHYAQEQGHQWPHKVRFIFLLATPHLGSFLEQFAHLTTHILARVPNWQTRLVGKAIDLRSDGIKDLRFGYLREEDWQNPPEGAFERHQNNIQKLENAAYYVIAARLTQKQKHWVSTLFGDILVNTHSASAHEDQTYAFPPENCYEFAETNHFKIQTKPEVYEKIKDWITQTHTQNTHP, from the coding sequence ATGCACAAGTTTCTAAAAAACCTCTCAAAAGTAGGCAGCCACACCCTTAGCATCTTAAACGGTGCTGTAGGCGACAAGCTGCAAAACAGTCTCCTCGAAGTACCAATGGGCTTTTATGCCGACAACCGCCAGCTCCCCCTAGAGCCACAAGCCATTGCCGCCCATTGCCAACGAGCAGCGTCCACCATCAGCCCCAAAGTCTGTATCCTGATACACGGCCTCACCCACAACGAAATGGCCTGGAACTTCCCCGACAACAGCAATTACGGCACTTTCCTAGAGCGAGACTTCGGCCATGTGCCTTTCTACTTGCGCTACAACACCGGGCTACACATTTCGGAAAACGGGCAAAAACTGACCCAACTCCTAGAGCAGCTCCACACACAGTACCCCGTTGCGCTAGAAGAAATATGCCTCCTAGCACACAGTATGGGGGGCTTGTTGGTACACAGCGCCTGCCACTACGCCCAAGAACAAGGCCACCAATGGCCTCACAAAGTGCGCTTCATCTTCTTACTGGCTACGCCGCACCTTGGCTCCTTCCTCGAACAGTTTGCCCACCTTACCACCCATATCTTGGCGCGCGTGCCCAACTGGCAGACACGCCTCGTCGGCAAGGCCATCGACTTGCGCAGCGATGGTATCAAAGACCTCCGCTTTGGCTACCTCAGAGAAGAGGATTGGCAAAACCCACCCGAAGGCGCATTCGAACGCCACCAAAACAACATCCAAAAACTCGAAAATGCCGCCTATTACGTCATTGCCGCAAGGCTCACCCAAAAACAAAAACATTGGGTAAGTACCCTATTTGGCGATATTTTGGTCAATACTCACAGTGCCAGCGCCCACGAAGACCAGACCTATGCCTTCCCCCCCGAAAACTGTTATGAGTTCGCCGAAACCAACCACTTCAAAATACAGACTAAACCAGAAGTATACGAAAAGATAAAAGACTGGATTACGCAAACGCATACACAAAACACCCACCCCTGA
- a CDS encoding winged helix-turn-helix transcriptional regulator, producing MRYIGDKWKAAILIHLHTPLRYNKLRKALPTVTERILSLQLKELEADGLISRSVLTEKPPLKVEYALTSFGQTLLPLLRAIAQWGQEAAQHEPRLHHTSCEG from the coding sequence ATGAGGTATATAGGGGACAAATGGAAGGCCGCCATCCTCATACACCTCCACACACCACTGCGCTACAACAAGCTGCGCAAGGCGCTGCCCACCGTTACGGAGCGGATTTTGAGCCTTCAGCTCAAGGAGTTGGAGGCCGACGGGCTGATTTCGCGGTCAGTCTTGACCGAGAAGCCCCCGCTCAAGGTAGAGTATGCCCTGACAAGCTTTGGCCAAACCCTGCTTCCGCTGCTTCGCGCTATCGCCCAATGGGGGCAAGAGGCTGCCCAACACGAGCCGCGCCTGCATCATACCTCGTGTGAGGGCTGA
- the efp gene encoding elongation factor P, translated as MATTADLSRGAFMRFNGELVQVTEYEHRTPGNLRAFYQVKMRNVRNGKNLEHRFRSGESIEFVRVEVRGYQYLYLDGEMLMCMDPENYEQIPIDKALVGDAFKFLKEGMNLIISFEDGTQPIMVEPPQSVELEVTYTEPGLKGDTATNTLKPATLETGAEVRVPLFVNTGDKIKVDTRTGDYMERVKS; from the coding sequence ATGGCAACAACTGCAGACCTTTCAAGAGGTGCTTTTATGCGCTTCAACGGAGAATTGGTACAAGTAACAGAATACGAACACCGCACTCCGGGCAACTTGCGCGCTTTTTATCAAGTAAAAATGCGCAACGTGCGTAACGGCAAAAACCTTGAGCACCGCTTCCGCTCTGGCGAATCTATCGAATTTGTTCGGGTAGAAGTACGTGGCTATCAATACCTTTACCTCGACGGCGAAATGCTGATGTGTATGGATCCTGAGAACTACGAGCAAATCCCCATCGACAAAGCCTTGGTAGGCGATGCATTCAAGTTCTTGAAAGAGGGGATGAACCTCATCATCTCTTTTGAAGACGGCACACAGCCCATCATGGTAGAGCCTCCCCAAAGTGTAGAGCTAGAAGTTACTTATACAGAGCCCGGCCTCAAAGGCGATACCGCTACCAACACCCTCAAGCCGGCTACCCTCGAAACCGGCGCAGAGGTGCGCGTACCGCTTTTTGTCAATACTGGCGACAAAATCAAGGTCGATACCCGCACCGGCGATTATATGGAGCGTGTGAAATCATAA
- a CDS encoding MarR family winged helix-turn-helix transcriptional regulator has translation MKREESIDYNIKACWHAIARMYNTQAAQYGGTISIGYILLNIDNEHGTPATKIAPLLGLEARSITRTLKSMEEDGFIYKVQDAKDRRCFRIFLTDRGREVREISRIIVKNFNHHVREAVPDDKLQVFFEVINKVQSVVEKQLQQVQDGRQLIELEPLVEKNKG, from the coding sequence ATGAAAAGAGAAGAATCTATCGATTATAACATCAAGGCCTGCTGGCACGCCATTGCGCGGATGTACAACACCCAAGCCGCGCAGTATGGCGGCACTATTTCTATCGGCTATATCTTGCTCAATATCGACAACGAGCATGGCACTCCCGCCACCAAAATCGCTCCGCTGCTAGGCTTAGAAGCCCGCAGCATCACCCGTACGCTCAAAAGTATGGAAGAGGACGGCTTTATCTACAAAGTACAAGATGCCAAAGATCGCCGCTGCTTCCGTATTTTCCTGACCGACAGGGGGCGCGAGGTGCGCGAAATCTCACGCATCATCGTCAAAAACTTCAACCATCACGTGCGCGAGGCCGTCCCCGACGACAAGCTGCAAGTCTTTTTTGAAGTCATCAACAAGGTACAGTCTGTCGTCGAAAAACAACTACAGCAAGTACAAGACGGCCGTCAACTCATAGAACTAGAGCCACTTGTGGAGAAAAATAAGGGGTGA
- the lpdA gene encoding dihydrolipoyl dehydrogenase: MNYDVIVIGSGPGGYVAAIRAAQLGLKTAIIEKYPTLGGTCLNVGCIPSKALLDSSEHYHNADKMFAKHGINLKDLSVDMPQMIARKDEVVKQTCDGVKYLMDKNKITVYEGVGAFKDKNTVVISQKDGKQETIQGKNIIIATGSKPTPLPFAPFDKKRIISSTEALSLKEIPKSMIVIGAGVIGAELGSVYARIGTEVTMLEFMDGMIPTMDKTMGKELLKSVKKLKIKTNFSHKVTAVEVYDKGVKVTAEDKSGKSVSFEAEYCLVSIGRRPYTEGLNVEAAGLKLDERGRIPVDAHLQTSVPGIYAIGDVVKGAMLAHKAEEEGVFVAETIAGQKPHINYLLIPNVVYTWPEVAGVGYTEQELKDAGRAYKSGEFPFKALGRARASTDIEGLVKILADKTTDEILGVHIIGARAADLIMEGVVAMEYRATAEDISRMSHPHPTYSEAFKEACLAATENRALHI; this comes from the coding sequence ATGAACTACGACGTGATTGTGATAGGCTCCGGCCCCGGCGGATATGTGGCAGCCATTCGAGCAGCCCAGCTAGGACTCAAAACAGCCATTATTGAAAAATACCCCACCCTCGGTGGAACTTGCCTCAATGTAGGTTGTATCCCTTCTAAAGCCCTGCTCGACTCGTCCGAACATTACCACAATGCCGACAAGATGTTTGCCAAGCACGGCATCAACCTCAAAGACCTATCGGTAGATATGCCCCAAATGATTGCCCGCAAAGATGAGGTGGTCAAGCAAACTTGTGATGGGGTAAAATACCTGATGGACAAAAACAAAATTACGGTATATGAAGGCGTGGGCGCTTTCAAAGATAAAAATACCGTTGTCATCAGCCAAAAAGATGGCAAACAAGAAACCATCCAAGGCAAAAATATCATCATCGCGACAGGCTCCAAGCCTACACCCCTGCCTTTTGCACCCTTCGACAAAAAGCGCATCATCTCCTCTACCGAAGCCCTGAGCCTGAAAGAAATCCCCAAGTCGATGATTGTCATCGGTGCCGGCGTGATTGGCGCAGAGCTAGGCTCTGTCTATGCACGCATTGGTACTGAAGTAACGATGCTGGAGTTTATGGATGGCATGATTCCGACAATGGACAAAACAATGGGCAAGGAGCTGCTCAAATCTGTCAAAAAACTGAAAATCAAGACCAACTTCAGCCATAAAGTAACTGCCGTAGAGGTGTACGACAAGGGCGTGAAAGTAACTGCCGAAGACAAAAGCGGCAAGTCGGTCAGCTTTGAAGCCGAATACTGCTTGGTGTCTATCGGTCGCCGCCCCTATACAGAGGGCTTGAATGTTGAAGCCGCCGGACTGAAACTAGACGAGCGCGGACGCATTCCGGTAGACGCACACCTGCAAACCAGCGTGCCGGGCATCTATGCCATCGGGGATGTGGTCAAAGGGGCGATGCTGGCCCACAAGGCTGAAGAAGAAGGCGTGTTTGTGGCCGAAACCATTGCCGGGCAAAAGCCACACATCAACTACTTGCTCATCCCGAACGTAGTCTATACTTGGCCCGAAGTAGCCGGCGTAGGCTATACCGAGCAAGAGCTGAAAGACGCAGGCCGCGCCTACAAGTCGGGAGAGTTTCCCTTCAAAGCCCTAGGCCGAGCCCGCGCCAGTACCGATATTGAAGGCTTGGTCAAAATATTGGCCGACAAAACTACAGATGAAATTCTGGGCGTACATATCATCGGCGCACGCGCTGCCGATTTGATTATGGAAGGGGTCGTGGCGATGGAATACCGCGCCACTGCTGAAGACATCTCCCGTATGTCGCATCCACATCCTACCTACTCAGAGGCGTTTAAGGAAGCTTGCTTGGCCGCTACCGAAAACCGCGCCCTACATATCTAA
- the purQ gene encoding phosphoribosylformylglycinamidine synthase I: MKFGVIVFPGSNCDDDMVYALGEVLGQPTVKLWHKDTDLQGCDVLIVPGGFSYGDYLRSGAIARFSPIMTAVATHAAHGGYVMGICNGFQILTEAGLLEGALLKNNSQKYICKNIYLRAQNTSTALTAGLSTEEVYKIPIAHGDGRFFAPADTLAKLQDKDQVLFRYCDAQGQYTEEANPNGSLHNIAGICNEGRNVFGMMPHPERAIHTHLGNTDGQAILGSLIAYALQV; encoded by the coding sequence ATGAAATTTGGCGTAATAGTTTTCCCCGGCTCCAACTGCGACGACGATATGGTCTACGCCTTAGGCGAAGTATTAGGCCAGCCCACTGTCAAACTTTGGCACAAAGATACCGACCTCCAAGGCTGCGATGTGCTCATCGTTCCGGGAGGTTTTTCTTATGGCGATTATCTGCGCTCCGGCGCAATCGCCCGATTTTCACCCATTATGACTGCCGTGGCCACACACGCCGCACACGGGGGCTATGTGATGGGCATCTGCAATGGGTTTCAAATCCTGACCGAAGCCGGCTTGTTGGAGGGCGCACTGCTCAAAAACAATAGCCAGAAATATATCTGCAAAAATATTTACCTCCGTGCCCAAAACACCAGCACAGCGCTGACAGCAGGGCTTTCGACCGAGGAGGTCTACAAAATCCCCATTGCCCACGGCGACGGGCGCTTTTTTGCTCCGGCAGATACCCTAGCCAAGCTCCAAGACAAAGACCAAGTGCTTTTCCGCTACTGCGATGCCCAAGGCCAATATACCGAAGAGGCCAATCCTAATGGCTCTCTCCATAACATCGCCGGTATTTGTAACGAAGGACGCAATGTGTTTGGGATGATGCCACACCCCGAGCGCGCCATCCACACCCACCTAGGCAATACCGATGGGCAGGCGATATTGGGTAGCCTCATCGCATACGCCCTACAAGTCTAA
- a CDS encoding YicC/YloC family endoribonuclease, with protein MVLSMTGFGAATHESDALSVTAELKSLNSKYIDIYLRLPRALGAERELQIRNLLTEKLQRGKINLHLELKDKNKSLQNQLQTEVIAAYYQKLQAVAQQVGAPTDQLLGIVMQLPDVVAPDARDEAAEAAQWEAVLATIHQAIAQCLAFRKDEGQKLAQSFENDVRHIQQNLEQIIAYDPKRVANIRERIQQRIHDLKNDEAFDPNRFEMEMVYYIEKLDISEEKVRLQSHIDHFLEALRHPEPSGKKLNFIAQEMGREINTIGSKANDAQLQRWVVGMKEALEKIKEQALNIL; from the coding sequence ATGGTTCTTTCTATGACCGGCTTCGGTGCTGCCACACACGAAAGCGACGCGCTATCTGTTACTGCCGAACTCAAATCGCTCAATAGCAAATACATCGATATATACCTGCGTCTGCCTAGAGCTTTAGGCGCTGAGCGGGAGTTGCAAATTCGTAACCTCCTGACCGAAAAGCTACAACGAGGCAAAATCAACCTTCATTTAGAGCTGAAAGACAAAAACAAGTCGCTCCAAAACCAACTTCAGACAGAGGTGATTGCGGCCTACTACCAAAAGCTCCAAGCCGTAGCCCAGCAGGTGGGTGCGCCTACCGATCAGTTGTTGGGGATTGTGATGCAGTTGCCCGATGTGGTTGCGCCCGATGCCCGTGACGAAGCCGCCGAGGCTGCCCAGTGGGAGGCTGTATTGGCTACTATTCATCAAGCCATTGCCCAATGTCTTGCCTTCCGCAAAGACGAAGGCCAAAAGCTTGCCCAAAGCTTTGAGAACGATGTGCGCCATATCCAACAAAATTTGGAACAAATCATCGCCTATGACCCCAAGCGTGTGGCCAATATCCGGGAGCGTATCCAACAGCGTATCCACGACCTCAAAAACGATGAGGCTTTCGACCCCAACCGCTTCGAAATGGAGATGGTCTATTATATCGAAAAGCTTGACATCTCCGAAGAGAAAGTCCGTCTTCAAAGTCATATAGATCACTTTTTGGAGGCTTTGCGCCACCCCGAGCCTTCGGGTAAGAAGCTCAACTTCATTGCGCAAGAGATGGGACGCGAAATCAATACCATAGGTTCTAAGGCCAACGATGCGCAGCTACAGCGCTGGGTAGTGGGAATGAAAGAAGCGCTTGAAAAAATCAAAGAACAGGCACTCAATATTTTATAA
- a CDS encoding PP2C family protein-serine/threonine phosphatase — translation MTHLLRFVLMMIGLAFLAVAPLTAQKQLQGSIYSYHDGRILVGAKVYIKGFEQNTVLSDAEGNFAINIPTEIPQNARFKLYVLPQDEIYPTIVNLYNDQIKFIKVPVTQVIAANVPTKKEVVLAAANVTNPPLTAALPPAEKLRRDTTYMPVPGTLAAVQLLPKTGKVKKMQSQGLAAITNINALNVDRNQPTNAETLKKDISSLTEKLEDEQRKMIDRNQRIANEIREISRKLQDTPDISDEERNFLIDQIRKLEQQLEANNLAFKQAQAIARTEIDSMKDNLDKTNAFLKQSQRIIYGLAAVLLLFLIVGYILYLIARRRKAQRDELIAKNQEIEAQKRILEQQKQEIEASKRAVEDTNSQLQHTMQELEEVYLKVRDSIRYAQKIQEAILPVIRKGKLGWIAGQFVYYQPKDIVSGDFYWESRVQAEGKFYHFIAVVDCTGHGVPGAFMSLIGYSLLNELVNEQKIYDPSEILSELHARVFTRLKQYNVDANNDGMDLCLLRIEDRNEQPVAVFAGAKRPLILVREHKAQVFKGTRRSIGGMVIEGKDFANEEFILEPSDMIYLTTDGYVDTPNLERKNYGTQKLLYFLENIAHLPVEEQRDALIRELYIHTTSEAGKPASQPRSIQDAQQRISDRTRDDITIIGIMIGHSR, via the coding sequence ATGACACATCTGCTCCGTTTTGTTTTGATGATGATTGGTCTGGCGTTTTTGGCTGTGGCTCCACTTACAGCCCAAAAACAATTGCAAGGCTCGATATATAGCTATCACGACGGGCGTATCTTGGTAGGAGCCAAAGTGTATATCAAAGGTTTTGAGCAAAATACTGTATTGAGCGACGCAGAGGGGAATTTTGCTATCAATATCCCCACTGAGATTCCCCAAAATGCGCGCTTTAAGCTTTATGTGCTGCCCCAAGACGAGATTTATCCCACCATCGTCAACCTATATAACGATCAAATTAAATTTATCAAAGTTCCCGTAACTCAGGTTATTGCGGCCAATGTACCCACCAAGAAGGAAGTGGTATTGGCGGCGGCCAATGTTACCAATCCTCCACTCACGGCGGCTCTCCCTCCTGCCGAAAAGCTACGCCGTGATACGACCTATATGCCCGTTCCGGGAACACTCGCCGCCGTACAGCTGCTCCCCAAAACAGGGAAAGTAAAGAAGATGCAAAGCCAAGGGCTGGCCGCCATTACCAATATCAATGCCCTCAACGTTGACCGCAACCAGCCTACCAATGCCGAAACACTCAAAAAAGACATCAGTAGCCTGACCGAAAAACTCGAAGATGAGCAGCGTAAGATGATTGACCGCAACCAACGAATTGCCAACGAAATTCGGGAAATCTCGCGCAAACTACAAGATACTCCAGACATCAGCGACGAAGAGCGTAACTTCTTGATTGACCAAATCAGAAAGCTCGAACAACAACTCGAAGCCAACAACCTTGCCTTCAAACAAGCACAGGCCATTGCCCGTACCGAGATAGACTCGATGAAGGATAATCTTGATAAGACAAACGCCTTCCTCAAACAAAGCCAACGCATTATCTATGGCCTGGCAGCCGTCTTGTTGTTGTTTCTTATTGTGGGATATATCCTATATCTCATTGCCCGCAGGCGCAAAGCCCAACGTGATGAGTTGATTGCCAAAAATCAGGAAATAGAAGCACAAAAACGCATTCTCGAACAACAAAAACAAGAAATAGAAGCCAGCAAACGCGCTGTAGAAGATACCAACAGCCAACTCCAACATACTATGCAGGAGCTAGAAGAGGTATACCTCAAAGTGCGCGACAGTATACGATATGCCCAAAAAATTCAGGAAGCCATCCTGCCCGTCATCCGAAAAGGAAAGCTCGGCTGGATAGCAGGGCAGTTTGTCTATTATCAACCCAAGGACATCGTATCGGGTGATTTCTACTGGGAATCACGGGTACAGGCCGAAGGTAAATTTTATCATTTCATCGCTGTGGTAGACTGTACCGGGCACGGCGTACCGGGGGCTTTTATGAGTCTCATCGGCTATTCTTTGCTCAATGAGCTGGTCAATGAGCAAAAAATTTATGATCCCTCCGAGATTCTCTCCGAGCTGCACGCCCGTGTGTTTACACGCCTCAAACAATACAATGTCGATGCCAACAACGATGGGATGGATCTCTGCCTGCTGCGCATAGAAGACCGTAACGAACAGCCAGTTGCAGTATTTGCCGGCGCAAAACGCCCGCTCATCTTGGTGCGCGAACACAAAGCCCAAGTATTCAAGGGAACACGCCGCTCTATTGGTGGAATGGTCATCGAAGGCAAGGATTTTGCCAATGAAGAGTTTATCTTAGAACCATCGGATATGATTTATCTCACTACAGACGGCTATGTAGATACCCCTAACTTAGAACGCAAAAACTACGGTACACAAAAGCTGCTTTACTTCCTCGAAAATATCGCCCACCTCCCCGTAGAAGAACAACGCGATGCGCTTATTCGGGAATTGTACATCCACACTACAAGCGAAGCAGGCAAGCCAGCCAGCCAGCCACGCTCTATTCAGGATGCTCAACAACGTATCTCCGACAGAACTCGCGACGACATCACCATCATCGGCATTATGATAGGCCATAGCCGCTAA